In Anopheles gambiae chromosome 2, idAnoGambNW_F1_1, whole genome shotgun sequence, a single window of DNA contains:
- the LOC1276793 gene encoding protocadherin-like wing polarity protein stan isoform X2 — translation MKMLLFLSVITVCLHLYATQECYSPSFNFASYTHPELLDLTTPPGSVIASFPVENVRSATVVQQPSYLEARIVGTDLQFLTTAAFAQYEEREIQTVIILQVSYQCTTSTKNGLYRHNLKLANNHAPSFLQDAYEAVVPLPLPKHFDVTPFITNGAGIMARDIDLINNAVTFSVTENDYMLIESHTVLNDPKQFKAILRLKEQVLKMPNKLELTVTATDAGVPQKSTQVSVVIDPDLSIVYDDPPVFKETFINTTIEKDLLLRVELIPGTETYDVQYSLQGTDAQYFTQTVWENNTGMDLKMIDLGDIPKAKPILNVVAVAKRSQLQATSCVVLVHIPPDSDPEVPATTVDKVLSVLHLNEMSEHQDIFPLAIESCTYSIQSQTPGDYFFIEDATIPSLSSKAFDREDKDLFSGLDFPQFWIVLKLACPVPSTTKTELESHTNWNRSGPMRDIEFSTDLTHLNIIVDDVNDNSPVFSFPPNDAQFAFPTAYLARKMLPDRLLQVEASDLDEGLNAVIRYSLAANDHFDIDPRTGVIFPLKSALDSEESVSLEIIATDRDGAQDGNVSKVKIRVFKATDEQLVVLTVKNIDPNTFESLLNEISLKEGIQMETVRNVFSVDGEELKVKRRSTNEQYSTTAIVYAFKKDRLLPRDDLIGAFKSMDANFTMIFTKLNDLYAVQPKIVESDTTAIYPYIIVAAFFGTLVVAMGAAALYYRNKIRRANNSSTSSLSRSSNISDSIIVQHDHKAPSSTPPVENGSTHPITNARSLSDLLAIVEDTEQENEKTEPKPPTQQDRKKSIKFSDHVERIEVFDKYPTS, via the exons ATGAAGATGCTACTCTTCTTGTCTGTGATAACCGTTTGTTTGCATCTCTACGCAACGCAAG AATGCTACTCCCCATCGTTCAACTTTGCGAGTTACACCCATCCCGAGCTGTTAGATCTCACAACTCCACCGGGTAGCGTGATTGCAAGCTTCCCCGTAGAGAACGTACGATCGGCCACCGTAGTGCAACAGCCCAGCTACCTCGAAGCACGCATCGTCGGAACGGATCTGCAATTTCTCACTACGGCGGCCTTCGCGCAGTACGAAGAGCGCGAGATACAAACAGTGATAATACTTCAAGTTTCCTATCAGTGCACCACCTCCACAAAAAATGGACTCTATCGACACAATCTAAAGCTGGCCAACAATCATGCGCCGAGCTTTCTGCAGGATGCTTACGAAGCCGTAGTTCCGCTACCACTACCAAAACACTTTGACGTTACGCCGTTCATTACGAACGGAGCAGGAATAATGGCGCGGGACATTGATTTGATAAACAATGCTGTTACGTTCAGTGTGACTGAGAACGATTACATGCTTATAGAGAGCCACACCGTGCTGAATGATCCGAAGCAGTTTAAAGCAATCCTGCGGCTCAAGGAGCAGGTGTTAAAGATGCCCAACAAGCTGGAACTTACCGTCACGGCCACTGATGCTGGTGTGCCTCAAAAATCCACCCAAGTTAGTGTTGTTATCGATCCGGATCTTTCCATCGTGTACGATGATCCTCCCGTGTTTAAGGAAACGTTCATTAACACTACCATCGAAAAGGATCTACTTCTTCGGGTGGAGTTAATTCCCGGTACCGAAACGTACGATGTACAGTACAGCTTGCAAGGTACGGATGCTCAATACTTCACACAAACGGTGTGGGAGAATAATACTGGGATGGATTTGAAAATGATCGATCTAGGGGACATCCCAAAAGCGAAACCAATACTCAATGTTGTCGCCGTTGCTAAACGTAGTCAGTTACAAGCGACATCCTGTGTGGTATTGGTCCATATTCCACCGGATAGCGATCCGGAAGTTCCCGCCACAACGGTAGACAAAGTGTTGAGTGTGTTGCATTTGAACGAGATGTCCGAACATCAGGACATATTTCCTCTCGCGATAGAGAGTTGCACCTACAGCATACAATCTCAAACGCCTGGTGATTATTTCTTCATAGAAGATGCAACAATACCTTCGCTATCCTCGAAAGCATTCGATCGAGAAGATAAGGATCTGTTTAGTGGTTTGGATTTTCCTCAATTTTGGATTGTGCTTAAGCTAGCTTGTCCAGTCCCATCGACGACTAAAACGGAACTGGAATCGCATACCAACTGGAATCGTTCAGGACCGATGAGAGATATTGAGTTTTCAACCGATCTAACGCACCTCAACATCATCGTGGATGATGTAAATGACAACAGCCCTGTGTTCAGCTTTCCACCCAACGATGCACAGTTCGCTTTTCCAACAGCTTACCTTGCACGGAAAATGCTTCCCGACCGATTGCTTCAAGTCGAAGCGAGTGATCTGGACGAAGGACTCAACGCTGTTATTCGATACTCGCTGGCAGCAAACGATCACTTCGATATCGATCCACGAACTGGTGTGATTTTCCCACTCAAATCAGCGCTTGACAGCGAAGAAAGTGTCTCGCTGGAAATAATCGCGACTGATCGTGACGGAGCTCAGGATGGAAATGTATCCAAAGTGAAGATTCGCGTTTTTAAAGCTACCGATGAACAATTGGTGGTGCTGACAGTGAAAAATATTGATCCAAACACATTTGAAAGCTTGTTGAATGAGATCAGCCTTAAGGAGGGCATTCAGATGGAAACGGTTCGAAATGTGTTCTCGGTTGATGGAGAGGAGTTGAAAGTAAAACGACGCTCGACAAACGAACAATACAGCACAACAGCGATCGTGTATGCTTTCAAAAAGGATCGACTGCTGCCCCGTGATGATCTTATAGG AGCTTTCAAGTCGATGGACGCCAATTTTACCATGATTTTCACAAAGTTAAATGACTTGTACGCTGTACAACCGAAGATCGTCGAATCCGATACAACCGCGATCTATCCCTACATTATAGTTGCTGCCTTTTTTGGCACACTTGTGGTTGCCATGGGAGCGGCTGCACTCTACTATCGAAACAAAATACGACGAGCGAACAATTCTTCCACTTCCTCACTTTCACGATCGTCGAACATTTCCGATTCAATAATAGTGCAGCATGATCATAAGGCTCCGTCAAGCACACCACCGGTGGAAAATGGCAGTACAC ACCCTATAACCAATGCACGCTCACTCAGTGATCTGTTGGCTATTGTGGAAGATACCGAGCAGGAGAATGAAAAGACGGAACCTAAGCCACCCACCCAGCAGGATCGTAAGAAGAGTATCAAGTTTAGCGATCATGTGGAACGAATTGAAGTGTTCGACAAATACCCCACAAGCTAG
- the LOC1276793 gene encoding protocadherin-like wing polarity protein stan isoform X1, producing the protein MKMLLFLSVITVCLHLYATQVSAECYSPSFNFASYTHPELLDLTTPPGSVIASFPVENVRSATVVQQPSYLEARIVGTDLQFLTTAAFAQYEEREIQTVIILQVSYQCTTSTKNGLYRHNLKLANNHAPSFLQDAYEAVVPLPLPKHFDVTPFITNGAGIMARDIDLINNAVTFSVTENDYMLIESHTVLNDPKQFKAILRLKEQVLKMPNKLELTVTATDAGVPQKSTQVSVVIDPDLSIVYDDPPVFKETFINTTIEKDLLLRVELIPGTETYDVQYSLQGTDAQYFTQTVWENNTGMDLKMIDLGDIPKAKPILNVVAVAKRSQLQATSCVVLVHIPPDSDPEVPATTVDKVLSVLHLNEMSEHQDIFPLAIESCTYSIQSQTPGDYFFIEDATIPSLSSKAFDREDKDLFSGLDFPQFWIVLKLACPVPSTTKTELESHTNWNRSGPMRDIEFSTDLTHLNIIVDDVNDNSPVFSFPPNDAQFAFPTAYLARKMLPDRLLQVEASDLDEGLNAVIRYSLAANDHFDIDPRTGVIFPLKSALDSEESVSLEIIATDRDGAQDGNVSKVKIRVFKATDEQLVVLTVKNIDPNTFESLLNEISLKEGIQMETVRNVFSVDGEELKVKRRSTNEQYSTTAIVYAFKKDRLLPRDDLIGAFKSMDANFTMIFTKLNDLYAVQPKIVESDTTAIYPYIIVAAFFGTLVVAMGAAALYYRNKIRRANNSSTSSLSRSSNISDSIIVQHDHKAPSSTPPVENGSTHPITNARSLSDLLAIVEDTEQENEKTEPKPPTQQDRKKSIKFSDHVERIEVFDKYPTS; encoded by the exons ATGAAGATGCTACTCTTCTTGTCTGTGATAACCGTTTGTTTGCATCTCTACGCAACGCAAG TGTCGGCAGAATGCTACTCCCCATCGTTCAACTTTGCGAGTTACACCCATCCCGAGCTGTTAGATCTCACAACTCCACCGGGTAGCGTGATTGCAAGCTTCCCCGTAGAGAACGTACGATCGGCCACCGTAGTGCAACAGCCCAGCTACCTCGAAGCACGCATCGTCGGAACGGATCTGCAATTTCTCACTACGGCGGCCTTCGCGCAGTACGAAGAGCGCGAGATACAAACAGTGATAATACTTCAAGTTTCCTATCAGTGCACCACCTCCACAAAAAATGGACTCTATCGACACAATCTAAAGCTGGCCAACAATCATGCGCCGAGCTTTCTGCAGGATGCTTACGAAGCCGTAGTTCCGCTACCACTACCAAAACACTTTGACGTTACGCCGTTCATTACGAACGGAGCAGGAATAATGGCGCGGGACATTGATTTGATAAACAATGCTGTTACGTTCAGTGTGACTGAGAACGATTACATGCTTATAGAGAGCCACACCGTGCTGAATGATCCGAAGCAGTTTAAAGCAATCCTGCGGCTCAAGGAGCAGGTGTTAAAGATGCCCAACAAGCTGGAACTTACCGTCACGGCCACTGATGCTGGTGTGCCTCAAAAATCCACCCAAGTTAGTGTTGTTATCGATCCGGATCTTTCCATCGTGTACGATGATCCTCCCGTGTTTAAGGAAACGTTCATTAACACTACCATCGAAAAGGATCTACTTCTTCGGGTGGAGTTAATTCCCGGTACCGAAACGTACGATGTACAGTACAGCTTGCAAGGTACGGATGCTCAATACTTCACACAAACGGTGTGGGAGAATAATACTGGGATGGATTTGAAAATGATCGATCTAGGGGACATCCCAAAAGCGAAACCAATACTCAATGTTGTCGCCGTTGCTAAACGTAGTCAGTTACAAGCGACATCCTGTGTGGTATTGGTCCATATTCCACCGGATAGCGATCCGGAAGTTCCCGCCACAACGGTAGACAAAGTGTTGAGTGTGTTGCATTTGAACGAGATGTCCGAACATCAGGACATATTTCCTCTCGCGATAGAGAGTTGCACCTACAGCATACAATCTCAAACGCCTGGTGATTATTTCTTCATAGAAGATGCAACAATACCTTCGCTATCCTCGAAAGCATTCGATCGAGAAGATAAGGATCTGTTTAGTGGTTTGGATTTTCCTCAATTTTGGATTGTGCTTAAGCTAGCTTGTCCAGTCCCATCGACGACTAAAACGGAACTGGAATCGCATACCAACTGGAATCGTTCAGGACCGATGAGAGATATTGAGTTTTCAACCGATCTAACGCACCTCAACATCATCGTGGATGATGTAAATGACAACAGCCCTGTGTTCAGCTTTCCACCCAACGATGCACAGTTCGCTTTTCCAACAGCTTACCTTGCACGGAAAATGCTTCCCGACCGATTGCTTCAAGTCGAAGCGAGTGATCTGGACGAAGGACTCAACGCTGTTATTCGATACTCGCTGGCAGCAAACGATCACTTCGATATCGATCCACGAACTGGTGTGATTTTCCCACTCAAATCAGCGCTTGACAGCGAAGAAAGTGTCTCGCTGGAAATAATCGCGACTGATCGTGACGGAGCTCAGGATGGAAATGTATCCAAAGTGAAGATTCGCGTTTTTAAAGCTACCGATGAACAATTGGTGGTGCTGACAGTGAAAAATATTGATCCAAACACATTTGAAAGCTTGTTGAATGAGATCAGCCTTAAGGAGGGCATTCAGATGGAAACGGTTCGAAATGTGTTCTCGGTTGATGGAGAGGAGTTGAAAGTAAAACGACGCTCGACAAACGAACAATACAGCACAACAGCGATCGTGTATGCTTTCAAAAAGGATCGACTGCTGCCCCGTGATGATCTTATAGG AGCTTTCAAGTCGATGGACGCCAATTTTACCATGATTTTCACAAAGTTAAATGACTTGTACGCTGTACAACCGAAGATCGTCGAATCCGATACAACCGCGATCTATCCCTACATTATAGTTGCTGCCTTTTTTGGCACACTTGTGGTTGCCATGGGAGCGGCTGCACTCTACTATCGAAACAAAATACGACGAGCGAACAATTCTTCCACTTCCTCACTTTCACGATCGTCGAACATTTCCGATTCAATAATAGTGCAGCATGATCATAAGGCTCCGTCAAGCACACCACCGGTGGAAAATGGCAGTACAC ACCCTATAACCAATGCACGCTCACTCAGTGATCTGTTGGCTATTGTGGAAGATACCGAGCAGGAGAATGAAAAGACGGAACCTAAGCCACCCACCCAGCAGGATCGTAAGAAGAGTATCAAGTTTAGCGATCATGTGGAACGAATTGAAGTGTTCGACAAATACCCCACAAGCTAG
- the LOC1276794 gene encoding tRNA (guanine(37)-N1)-methyltransferase isoform X2, translating into MIITTKALAVLPHSGLQTTHRSLLARLRHYFKNMLCPDLHPPATVRGMKQLDRSAFSKTIKVPHLLVPKDKNLNDICRASKKYLLKMERYKPVITEQYKITLHPLAVQKWEDLAELNLEKLDIGSEALVWEEIQLKYENWKYDEIFKAVLPADKEALSSFSKIGHIIHLNLKDHLLPYKELIGQVICDKIADCRTVVNKSLSIDNTYRNFQMELLCGEPDYRVSVKENGCLFEFDFSKVYWNPRLSTEHEKIVKMLAKTDTLFDLYAGVGPFTVPSARRGCKVLANDLNPDSYEALVNNCALNKVSKHVTCHNKDAVDFIKHEVKQALLEKCTDESMEGDIHITMNLPAMAVEHLVHFPGLLKGEDVVLRKQPLVHVYCFAKGVEDKKQIARELVEHWIGTDVTDKLKEIAFVRNVAPNKDMMRVSFYLTEDLLLGRIAVKKRQHEEEDSPQSEEAKRPCNR; encoded by the exons ATGATTATTACAACGAAGGCGCTCGCTGTATTACCGCATTCCGGGCTCCAAACGACGCATCGCTCTTTGCTTGCACGTCTCAGGCATTACTTCAAGAACATGCTCTGTCCGGATCTGCATCCTCCGGCAACTGTGCGGGGAATGAAGCAACTGGACCGTTCGGCTTTCTCCAAAACCATCAAAGTGCCTCATCTGCTTGTGCCTAAGGACAAAAATCTGAACGATATCTGTCGGGCTAGCAAGAAGTACCTGCTGAAAATGGAACGCTACAAACCGGTAATAACGGAACAGTACAAAATAACCCTCCACCCGCTGGCCGTACAGAAGTGGGAAGATTTAGCTGAGCTGAACCTGGAAAAGTTAGACATCGGTAGTGAGGCGCTGGTTTGGGAGGAAATTCAACTGAAGTATGAGAATTGGAAGTATGATGAAATTTTCAAAGCCGTTCTGCCGGCCGACAAGGAAGCACTTTCATCGTTCAGCAAAATTGGCCATATTATTCATCTGAACCTGAAGGATCACCTGCTGCCGTACAAGGAGTTGATTGGGCAGGTGATTTGTGACAAAATAGCGGACTGTCGGACGGTGGTGAACAAATCGCTCTCGATCGATAACACCTACCGGAACTTCCAGATGGAACTGCTCTGCGGAGAGCCCGACTATCGTGTGTCGGTGAAGGAGAATGGATGTCTGTTTGAGTTTGACTTTTCCAAAGTGTACTGGAACCCTCGTCTTTCTACCGAGCACGAGAAGATAGTGAAAATGCTCGCCAAAACCGACACTCTGTTCGATCTTTACGCCGGCGTTGGCCCGTTCACCGTGCCTTCAGCACGTCGCGGATGCAAGGTGCTGGCAAACGATCTCAACCCCGACTCGTACGAAGCGTTGGTGAACAATTGTGCATTGAACAAAGTGTCCAAACACGTGACATGCCACAACAAAGATGCGGTCGATTTTATTAAGCACGAGGTCAAACAAGCTTTGCTGGAAAAGTGTACAGATGAGAGTATGGAAGGAGACATTCACATTACCATGAACCTACCGGCGATGGCGGTGGAGCATTTGGTACACTTTCCAGGGTTGCTTAAAGGCGAGGATGTTGTCCTGCGCAAACAACCGCTCGTGCATGTGTACTGCTTTGCGAAAGGGGTCGAAGATAAGAAGCAGATCGCGCGCGAGCTCGTAGAACATTGGATTGGGACGGATGTGACGGATAAGCTAAAAGAAATAGCCTTCGTGCGCAATGTGGCCCCTAACAAGGACATGATGCGAGTTAGTTTCTACCTTACGGAAGATTTACTGTTGGGTCGCATTGCGGTTAAAAAACGACAGCATGAAGAGGAGGACTCGCCGCAATCGGAAGAGGCTAAGCGACCAT GCAACCGCTAG
- the LOC1276794 gene encoding tRNA (guanine(37)-N1)-methyltransferase isoform X1: MIITTKALAVLPHSGLQTTHRSLLARLRHYFKNMLCPDLHPPATVRGMKQLDRSAFSKTIKVPHLLVPKDKNLNDICRASKKYLLKMERYKPVITEQYKITLHPLAVQKWEDLAELNLEKLDIGSEALVWEEIQLKYENWKYDEIFKAVLPADKEALSSFSKIGHIIHLNLKDHLLPYKELIGQVICDKIADCRTVVNKSLSIDNTYRNFQMELLCGEPDYRVSVKENGCLFEFDFSKVYWNPRLSTEHEKIVKMLAKTDTLFDLYAGVGPFTVPSARRGCKVLANDLNPDSYEALVNNCALNKVSKHVTCHNKDAVDFIKHEVKQALLEKCTDESMEGDIHITMNLPAMAVEHLVHFPGLLKGEDVVLRKQPLVHVYCFAKGVEDKKQIARELVEHWIGTDVTDKLKEIAFVRNVAPNKDMMRVSFYLTEDLLLGRIAVKKRQHEEEDSPQSEEAKRPCNSNDNNKPTE, encoded by the coding sequence ATGATTATTACAACGAAGGCGCTCGCTGTATTACCGCATTCCGGGCTCCAAACGACGCATCGCTCTTTGCTTGCACGTCTCAGGCATTACTTCAAGAACATGCTCTGTCCGGATCTGCATCCTCCGGCAACTGTGCGGGGAATGAAGCAACTGGACCGTTCGGCTTTCTCCAAAACCATCAAAGTGCCTCATCTGCTTGTGCCTAAGGACAAAAATCTGAACGATATCTGTCGGGCTAGCAAGAAGTACCTGCTGAAAATGGAACGCTACAAACCGGTAATAACGGAACAGTACAAAATAACCCTCCACCCGCTGGCCGTACAGAAGTGGGAAGATTTAGCTGAGCTGAACCTGGAAAAGTTAGACATCGGTAGTGAGGCGCTGGTTTGGGAGGAAATTCAACTGAAGTATGAGAATTGGAAGTATGATGAAATTTTCAAAGCCGTTCTGCCGGCCGACAAGGAAGCACTTTCATCGTTCAGCAAAATTGGCCATATTATTCATCTGAACCTGAAGGATCACCTGCTGCCGTACAAGGAGTTGATTGGGCAGGTGATTTGTGACAAAATAGCGGACTGTCGGACGGTGGTGAACAAATCGCTCTCGATCGATAACACCTACCGGAACTTCCAGATGGAACTGCTCTGCGGAGAGCCCGACTATCGTGTGTCGGTGAAGGAGAATGGATGTCTGTTTGAGTTTGACTTTTCCAAAGTGTACTGGAACCCTCGTCTTTCTACCGAGCACGAGAAGATAGTGAAAATGCTCGCCAAAACCGACACTCTGTTCGATCTTTACGCCGGCGTTGGCCCGTTCACCGTGCCTTCAGCACGTCGCGGATGCAAGGTGCTGGCAAACGATCTCAACCCCGACTCGTACGAAGCGTTGGTGAACAATTGTGCATTGAACAAAGTGTCCAAACACGTGACATGCCACAACAAAGATGCGGTCGATTTTATTAAGCACGAGGTCAAACAAGCTTTGCTGGAAAAGTGTACAGATGAGAGTATGGAAGGAGACATTCACATTACCATGAACCTACCGGCGATGGCGGTGGAGCATTTGGTACACTTTCCAGGGTTGCTTAAAGGCGAGGATGTTGTCCTGCGCAAACAACCGCTCGTGCATGTGTACTGCTTTGCGAAAGGGGTCGAAGATAAGAAGCAGATCGCGCGCGAGCTCGTAGAACATTGGATTGGGACGGATGTGACGGATAAGCTAAAAGAAATAGCCTTCGTGCGCAATGTGGCCCCTAACAAGGACATGATGCGAGTTAGTTTCTACCTTACGGAAGATTTACTGTTGGGTCGCATTGCGGTTAAAAAACGACAGCATGAAGAGGAGGACTCGCCGCAATCGGAAGAGGCTAAGCGACCATGTAATTCGAATGACAATAATAAACCGACCGAGTGA
- the LOC1276795 gene encoding density-regulated protein homolog: MASEIPERLIIGPKEGVTYPLTVAYCGNCSMPLEYCEYYPDYEKCKQWLEKHLPDEFERMKMGATGGGGGGDKGGTGAGATSNAAGEPAGDGADDAKKPQKRGGKGMMKTKKAKDDVPKKITLSRSARGKRKSVTVVTGLATFDIDLKLAAKFFGTKFACGSSVTGDDEIVIQGDVKDELFDIIPEKWPEIDEDFIDDLGDQKR, translated from the coding sequence ATGGCGTCCGAAATTCCCGAACGGCTAATCATCGGACCGAAGGAAGGTGTAACCTATCCGCTAACGGTAGCGTACTGTGGCAACTGCTCCATGCCGCTCGAGTACTGCGAGTACTACCCGGACTACGAAAAATGCAAACAGTGGCTGGAAAAGCATCTGCCGGATGAGTTCGAGCGCATGAAGATGGGTGCgacgggcggcggcggcggtggcgataAGGGTGGCACCGGCGCAGGTGCCACCTCGAACGCTGCCGGTGAACCGGCCGGGGATGGCGCGGACGACGCGAAGAAACCCCAGAAGCGCGGCGGCAAGGGCATgatgaaaacgaaaaaggCGAAGGACGACGTGCCGAAGAAGATAACGCTGTCCCGGTCGGCACGGGGCAAGCGGAAGTCCGTCACGGTGGTGACCGGTCTGGCGACGTTCGATATCGATCTCAAGCTGGCGGCCAAGTTTTTCGGCACCAAGTTTGCGTGCGGCTCGTCCGTCACCGGGGACGACGAGATCGTGATTCAGGGCGACGTTAAGGACGAGCTGTTTGACATCATCCCGGAAAAGTGGCCCGAAATTGATGAGGATTTCATCGACGATCTGGGCGATCAGAAGCGTtag
- the LOC1276796 gene encoding opsin, ultraviolet-sensitive — protein sequence MGLVQLDNQTAYRPEALIGADQSGLRYLGWNVPPEELVHIPEHWLQFPEPEASLHYLLGLLYIAFTIFSLVGNGLVIWIFIAAKSLRTPSNVFVINLAICDFFMMAKTPIFIYNSFTKGFTLGNLGCQIFGFVGSLTGIGAGATNALIAYDRYNTITRPFEGRLTQTKAIIFICLIWAYTIPWGVLPLLEIWGRYVPEGFLTSCTFDYLSGTFDTRLFVASIFTFSYVLPMSLIIYYYSQIVSHVVNHEKSLREQAKKMNVESLRSNQNQKDASVEIRIAKAAITVCFLFVASWTPYAVLALIGAFGDKSLLTPGVTMFPACACKFVACLDPYVYAISHPRYRIELQKRLPWLAITETLPAENASTCTEQQDGNATTQS from the exons atgGGTCTTGTCCAGCTTGACAACCAGACCGCCTACCGACCGGAAGCACTGATTGGCGCGGACCAATCGGGCCTGCGCTATCTCGGCTGGAACGTGCCGCCGGAAGAGCTGGTGCACATCCCCGAGCACTGGCTGCAGTTTCCCGAGCCGGAAGCTTCCCTGCACTACCTGCTCGGGCTGCTGTACATCGCCTTCACCATCTTCTCACTCGTCGGCAATGGACTTGTCATTTGGATTTTCATCGC TGCGAAATCCTTACGGACACCCTCGAACGTGTTTGTGATTAATCTTGCCATCTGTGATTTCTTCATGATGGCCAAGACGCCGATCTTCATCTACAACTCGTTCACGAAAGGCTTCACGCTAGGGAACCTGGGTTGCCAGATTTTTGGCTTCGTCGGATCTCTTACCG GAATTGGAGCAGGTGCCACTAACGCGCTCATCGCTTACGATCG TTACAACACCATCACCCGCCCATTCGAGGGAAGGCTTACGCAGACGAAGGCCATCATCTTCATCTGCCTCATCTGGGCATACACCATTCCGTGGGGAGTCCTGCCGCTGCTGGAAATCTGGGGACGCTACGTACCCG AGGGCTTCCTTACCTCCTGCACCTTCGACTATCTGTCTGGCACGTTCGATACCCGCCTGTTCGTGGCCTCGATCTTTACCTTCAGCTACGTACTACCGATGAGTCTGATCATTTACTACTACAGCCAGATTGTGAGCCATGTCGTCAACCATGAGAAGTCGCTCCGCGAACAGGCCAAGAAGATGAACGTGGAGTCGCTGCGGTCGAACCAAAACCAGAAGGACGCCTCGGTCGAGATCCGAATTGCGAAGGCCGCCATCACCGTTTGCTTCCTGTTCGTTGCCTCGTGGACACCGTACGCCGTGCTGGCGCTGATCGGAGCGTTCGGTGACAAGAGCCTGCTAACGCCGGGCGTCACCATGTTCCCCGCCTGTGCCTGCAAGTTTGTCGCCTGCCTAGACCCGTACGTGTACGCCATCAGCCACCCGAGATACCGTATCGAGCTGCAGAAGCGTCTACCCTGGCTGGCGATTACGGAAACGCTACCGGCAGAGAACGCCTCGACCTGCACGGAGCAGCAGGACGGCAACGCTACTACGCAATCTTAA
- the LOC5667260 gene encoding E3 ubiquitin-protein ligase sina codes for MLTVTAGTATHPSHTETAEQTAETTAATTTSTTTTTTMSNKLNNPKRREVTGSSSSNSSISSVGAGDSGISADLASLFECPVCFDYVLPPILQCQSGHLVCTSCRSKLTCCPTCRGSLGNIRNLAMEKVASNVKFPCKHSNHGCTVSLVYTEKAEHEEACEFRPYLCPCPGASCKWQGSLDYVMPHLMMSHKSITTLQGEDIVFLATDINLPGAVDWVMMQSCFGHHFMLVLEKQEKYDGHQQFYAIVQLIGSRKEAENFAYRLELNGNRRRLTWEAMPRSIHEGVASAILNSDCLVFDTSIAQLFADNGNLGINVTISVV; via the coding sequence ATGCTGACGGTGACGGCTGGTACGGCTACACATCCGTCCCACACGGAAACAGCGGAGCAAACGGCAGagaccaccgccgccaccaccaccagcaccaccaccacaaccaccatgTCGAACAAGCTGAACAACCCGAAGCGCCGCGAGGTGACGGGCTCGTCGTCATCGAACAGCTCCATCTCGTCGGTCGGTGCCGGGGACAGTGGCATCTCGGCCGACCTGGCCTCACTGTTCGAGTGTCCGGTGTGCTTTGACTATGTGCTGCCCCCGATACTGCAGTGCCAGAGCGGCCATCTCGTCTGCACCAGCTGCCGCTCGAAGCTGACCTGCTGCCCGACCTGTCGCGGCTCGCTCGGCAACATCCGCAACCTGGCGATGGAGAAGGTGGCCTCGAACGTGAAGTTCCCCTGCAAACACTCCAACCACGGCTGCACCGTGTCGCTCGTCTACACGGAAAAGGCGGAGCACGAGGAGGCGTGCGAGTTCCGGCCGTACCTGTGCCCGTGTCCGGGCGCGTCCTGCAAGTGGCAGGGTTCGCTCGACTACGTGATGCCCCACCTGATGATGTCGCACAAGAGCATCACCACGCTGCAGGGCGAGGATATCGTGTTTCTGGCCACCGACATCAACCTGCCCGGTGCGGTCGACTGGGTGATGATGCAGTCCTGCTTCGGGCACCACTTCATGCTGGTGCTGGAGAAGCAGGAAAAGTACGACGGACATCAGCAGTTTTACGCGATCGTGCAGCTGATCGGATCGCGGAAGGAGGCGGAAAACTTTGCCTACCGATTAGAGCTGAACGGCAACAGGCGTCGGCTTACGTGGGAAGCGATGCCGCGCTCGATCCACGAAGGCGTGGCGAGCGCGATCCTTAACTCCGACTGTTTGGTGTTCGACACGTCGATTGCGCAGCTCTTTGCCGACAATGGTAATCTCGGCATCAATGTTACTATTTCCGTCGTttaa